The following proteins are encoded in a genomic region of Fundidesulfovibrio magnetotacticus:
- a CDS encoding TlpA family protein disulfide reductase, whose amino-acid sequence MTKLFRSAFLAALLTVSIVPATLAQTGDQPLSSQEVLRLVSQARGKVVVINFWASWCGPCRQEVPELIDLRKRLSPDKVLILGLSLDQDPSQYQNFIARAKFNYPVHLTKPDVAQAYSIRSIPRTVVYSPKGELVHSQEGYMPGAQLERIIQKHLGA is encoded by the coding sequence ATGACCAAGCTTTTCCGTTCGGCCTTTCTGGCTGCGCTTCTGACCGTCTCCATCGTCCCCGCCACCCTGGCCCAGACCGGGGACCAGCCCCTCTCCAGCCAGGAGGTGCTGCGCCTCGTGAGCCAGGCCCGGGGCAAGGTGGTGGTCATCAACTTCTGGGCCAGCTGGTGCGGCCCCTGCCGTCAGGAAGTGCCCGAACTCATCGACCTGCGCAAACGCCTCTCCCCGGACAAGGTGCTCATCCTGGGCCTGAGCCTGGACCAGGACCCCTCCCAATACCAGAACTTCATCGCCCGGGCCAAATTCAACTACCCCGTGCACCTCACCAAGCCCGACGTGGCCCAGGCCTACTCCATCCGCTCCATCCCGCGCACGGTGGTCTACTCGCCCAAGGGCGAACTGGTGCACTCCCAGGAGGGCTACATGCCAGGCGCACAGCTTGAACGCATCATCCAGAAGCATCTGGGGGCCTAG